The Triticum urartu cultivar G1812 chromosome 5, Tu2.1, whole genome shotgun sequence genome contains the following window.
GGAGAGAGCTTTTGTGTGCTTCAGGAAGCGCTTTGCAATCGTTCGTGTCCCTGCCAAGTATTGGAACTCCAAGGTTCTATGGCAAATTTGACTTGTTGTACCATTTTACATAACATGATCATTGAAGATGAGAGAGGAATGCCCATCACTATTGAGAATCCTGTTAAGCAGAACACGATCGAAAAAAGAATCAGGCGTTACTTGAAGCGCAACGGAGGATTGAGAACCTAGAAGTTAATAACCAGCTCAACCATGATCTTGTTGAGCATCGGTGTCATCTCCATAGCACTTCGTAGTCGTGCTATCATGCTATGTACTTTATTTGGACCATTCGGTGTGTTTGAATTTGAATAATTTGATTTCTAAACTATGAATGTGTAATATTTATGAATTGTGTGAAACTTATTTATTATCTTTAGTTTTTATATGTGTGCTAATATGTAGTCAAGTTTATTTCGATGGCTGaaaatgaaaagaatttgacaaACATAGAAATTTACTCCACTAATTTTAGAATTTCGGTTAGGTCTGACAAAAAATTAGTGGATCAAATTTGCTCCACTGTAGCTAACTCGACGTTTATTCCTCTATTATTTTTTAGGGATCTGACCGGAGATAGTATAAGAGCACGGAATGAGAGGAGAAGCTTCTCCAAATTTATAGCCACCAATCGACGATAGAAACCGGTGGCCGGCGTGGTATTGCAGTGTCCGTACGGGTTGAGATCCTCTGCAATACTGTACGGTGATGTAGTGCGGATGACACGTAGGACCGGGTCCACATGTTAGTGACTGTACTGTATCGTATAGTACTGCAGAGGATCCCAAACATGTCGGTACACCGTCCAAAAACCATCCTGGCACCTGTTAATCAATTGGTAAGGCACCTGTTGAACACGCGTACCATCCAAACCCAGCTGCTGCTCCTGCTCGTCTCAAACAACGGGAGGTGTTCATGCTCTATGGGCGCCCAGTGCGCGTGGGACGAGCACGACGTCGACACTCTCGCTTGCTTTGGCAGTCAACGCAACACGGCCTTTTGCTTCGAGGTCTTTCCAGAGCGCGCGCACCGCCGTCCACGCCGTCCCCGCGTATTAAAAACTCGCCGCCGCCGTTGCTGTCAAAACCGTGGTGCGACGCGGCGAGACCAGCCAACACCACAGTTAGCATGAACCCAACATATTCCCGTGAGCAAAACAAATACGGTAGTAGAAGCTGCGCCAGATATAAATAGGTGCCAACACATCTTTACATTTCCTCAAACCAACCGAGATCACATCACACAACACACAACAGACGACACAAAAACTCCTGAAACTAGCGTCGGTAGGCACCGAGAGCTTCTTCTGAAGATGAGCGTGGAGATCCTGGACGGGAAGACGGTGCAGAGCTTCGTGGAGGACGAGTGCGCCTTCAACGCCTCCGTCGACGGCCGCTTCGCGGCGCTCGATGCCAACCACGACGGTCTCCTCTCCTACACCGAGATGGCCGGGGAGATCATGAGCCTCCGGGTCCTCGAGAAGCACTTCGGTGTGGACGAGGCCGGCGCCGTTGGTCCCGACGAGCTCGCGAAGCTCTACCGCGGTCTGTTCGCGCGCTTTGACCGCGACGGAGACGGCGCGGTGGACCGCGACGAGTTCCGGGCAGAGATGAAGGAGGTCATGCTCGCCGTGGCCAACGGGCTCGGCTTCATGCCGGTGCAGATGGTGGTCGAGGAGGGGAGCTTTCTCAAGGTGGCCGTGGACCGGGAGCTGGCCAGAGCTGCCTGACCGATTTTGTTTGTACTACTACGTGTGTATGCGAGGCATTATGCGAGTAAGGATAatgtttttgttttattttcaaAACGAGAAGTGAGTACTAATGCTGAAGCCTCAATGGCATTCAGCTATATCTACGTGATTGTGTATTTCATAGACGAATTTGTCCCATTAACAAGTTAATTTACCGATTAATCCCTACTAATAGGACCATCGATAGccaataaaataaataaagcattCGATTAATTGATAAATTAAAGATTAATTTATTGATTAGCCTATTAATTTTCTGCTCGCCGGCCAGCCGAGAAGCTAGCAATTAATGATTTCCTCACCAATGGGTTTATGTACTATTTTCATACGAGTTAAAGGTCGGGCATATGATAAAATAACGACTGCTCAATAATTAGTTAGAACCATGACATTTGTtccaaagggcatctccaacgttcaTTCTCAAATCGTCTACATTTTATTGGGACCTATTTTATCATTTAATGCGGTATTTCATCTATCTGCCAACCAGTCCATCTGCTTTTCTACAAAACGAGGATCATGAGGCTTAGTGAACATTCGGACCGTTCCCACGTCCGCGACGGACAACTCGAACCCATCCAAAACTCTCTCCCTTGCCCGCGCCCCTTCTAAAGCGAAGCAGTTGCTATGTAGCGCCGCATACATGTCGACACAGAGCGGACGCGACTTCTCACTGGTGTCGGCACTAAAGCGGTGTGTCCGCCGAGAGTGCCGCCCATGCCGCATCCCGGTGCCCGCACCTGTTCAATACCGAATAGATGTGACTAGACGGGATGGATATTTGCCGCATTTAAATGGGTTGCGCGCCATTCGCCGTCCGTCATTAAACATACACGCCAGCGGAGAAACCAACTTCGGCATGCGCATTGACACACCGCGCCGCTTGGCATGGTTGGCGTCTGCTATTTAAATGAGGCCTCGCCCAGCACAAAGCACACTACACCTAGTCTTGCTTCACATCCTCCTCTGTACACCACTTCTGCCATGACCACATGGTCTAGCGCGTTATGGGAGAGCCTTTCCACGAAGTAGAAGCACAAGCTGGCTACCCTTGCGGGCAACTGGCAGAGCCGTTGTTTGAGGCGGACAGAGGCTGGCATGTGGGCCGGCTCCCCGAAGTTCTTCGACGACGACCCGGCGATGGAGATGGCCTCCGACGATGACTCGGCGCCCTTGCGTGCGCCGTTCCACACCGACTTGACCATGGAGCAAGCGCATGCACATTTCATCGCCGCCATGGCGAAGGAGCAGCTGGAATCATAACTAGTGTCGGTGTTCCGGCAGGCGTAACCGGATCCGCTGCCTCGACGGAGAGCTCACCAAGATTGGCAAGGAATGGAGCTAAGCTACATCTCCACCAATGTTGGCTGGGCCAAGGCCGTTGCCGGCAGGGCACCACGGTTGGGGTCGGCAACGGCTCCTCCGCGAGCGCCAGGCCGCGACCGGGCAAGGCTTTCACGGCCCGCGTCCTTCCATAGCTAGAAGAACGACGATGGTAACACGAAGAACGACGATGGAACGACTGCCAGGGCAGCCAAGTGTACGATGTTGTTCGCCCGCTACAAGTTAGACACCTAGGGtgtttttctttattttttgttATACGGTTTTTATGTAAATTATTACGTCTGAACTTTGctgaaatccgtcatgtttgaTAAAAAAATTCAAGTTTGTGTCACCATCGCACGGAGCTGTTCAAGAGGATTCGCCCATCACGTGTTCGACGAAATGTCGGGGCGAACATGTCAAAACATGCGCCCGCTCTCGTTGGACGCATCGGC
Protein-coding sequences here:
- the LOC125556215 gene encoding uncharacterized protein LOC125556215, which codes for MSVEILDGKTVQSFVEDECAFNASVDGRFAALDANHDGLLSYTEMAGEIMSLRVLEKHFGVDEAGAVGPDELAKLYRGLFARFDRDGDGAVDRDEFRAEMKEVMLAVANGLGFMPVQMVVEEGSFLKVAVDRELARAA